TGAAATGATATTAATCAATTAAattggaaaataattaaaaagtatATTTTTTTATAAGATATAATGTAACACTTAGTCTTTGAATTTGACAATCTTTTCTATATTGATCCTCGAATTTTTTTTATCCACATTAGTTTTGGAATTTGACAGcttttttcaatttgatccttaaattttgatttttgctaAAATGTGATGATGTGATATTTTGAGATTGTACCACATTGTcacataattattttatatatatatatataattttttatgtctattagattttatataattttttaaaatttttaagtgattaTGTGGTACTTTGTTAGAGTGTCATGTCATCATATTTTAATGGAATCTATGTTCAATTTTATAGACCACATTGAAAAAACATGTCAAGTGTTGGGATTAACATGGACAAAAAAATTTAGGGATCAACTTGGGAAAAGTTTTCAAGTTCAGGGACTAAATGCTACTTTGTCCCTTTATAAATTGTGAAGTAAATTATAGGGTTAATCCACTTTTTGGGAGCCTAAATTTAACAACTATTCTTATATTGGGGCCTGAACCTTTTTTTGTCAAAGttagggtgagtttggatgggcggtgcgtTTACCTGCGCTTAGTGTAAAAACAGCAGTGGCGGTGAGATTGAATACTGTAGCGATACTGTAGCCTGAGTCAAAAAGTAAGTTAAACGCACATTGCCGCACCCAATcgcccatccaaactaagccttAATCCCTGAACTTGGCAGTTTTTCGTGTATTGGAATAATGTGACAATTTAGTCTCTCTTAATTAATATCATAGGGTTAAAAATATTAACATTATATAGATGCAAAAAAGGTAAAAGACGTCTTTGATCCTTCTTGATTTTGATATCGAGCAAATTGgtctattaaaaaaaaaacatagcaATTTAGTCCATCTCAATTTTGAAAGTGAGTAACTAAAGACAATTAATCATGATGTTAACTTCTTTAGTCAAATTATCCTACCTTTGATTGGTATAACAACCCTCAATGTtgtcttaattctaaaaaaatcaataaatttatccCTAAACATTTACATATTCTGTCAATTTGGTCCCGATTCTAAATATCTTGATTTGTTTTAGAATTATGACAAAAATGACAAAACTTGTAAACATCGAAGATAAACTTGTTATTATACAAATTAAAAGTAGGATAAATTGTCATTGGTTGCTCATTTTCGAAATTgacaaagactaaattacatgaatttttttagaaaattatCAATTTACTCAATATCGAAACTAAGAAATACGAGAGAAATCTTTTTACCATTAAAAGTTATcagatttttttaaaagaaattgagCATGGAGAATAGTGGGATGTTGGGAAAAAAATGATTTTTCATTTTGTCTTTTTCaaagaatagaaataaaaataaactttgttACCAAAAAATGACAAATTTATTGTAGCCATTTTAAAGATCAAATCACGTGGGAAGCACATGATTTAAAATCAGAATTCCAAAAAGGAGACAAAATCTCAAAATCATGACCATTAGTTTTTGAAACATTTGCATGTGCCCTGttaattgcaatttaatccataatcaaatccggagaaattattttatggacccTTCCCACCACATCATCCATGgttcttttttaattatttaataatatttcaaCAATTTTTCTATGTCATTGACACATAATTTTAGTAATCTTTTTACCCTGGACCCCAAACTCCAAACCCGAAACTCAAATCTAAACTTAAACTCAAATTTTGAACTCTAAACTTCATTGTTCAAGGTCGAGTTCGAGTTTCATGATTTAGGTTCAAGTTGAATATAAATATATTGTTTGagaaatgtaaaattttaaattttaaaacaaaatatctaaaaattaaatattaaataaaatttataaaataatatctattttatttttttctttaaatgaTAGTATGATATTaagataaaaaatataaattatgataatattgactattaagtgataattgattatgaatattttattattaagttgATGTtcattaatattaagataaattttgatatagacttttattaattataagtcaattattttttaatgtttattatcaaatttattaaaattttgaattttctatgagttgaatttttcaaATGAATTATCATATATCgagttaaataataaattaatttacagattaaatttaaataaaatatttttgaattatgaTCTGGTCgattcataaaaaataataataataataataagaagaagaaaagaaattaaattgTGGTGGTGAATTAGTTAAGATAAGATTCTTGAACCTTCCAAAAGGTCAAACTAGTCACCCTAATTAGTCAAATTTaggaaaataaaattgaaaaatgttTCATTGTATTAGGAAAATGATTAGTCATTTAGAAAAGTACACCTTGATTTAGGcacaaatatttaatttcaatttaaattttttaaattaaattttattttatttaaaaattgataATTAATTTTCAGTTCAATTATCggttcaataataattaaaaaaatttaaacccgACTTAATTGGTTTACTTTTCAACTCAAGTTCTAAATTTTACGGGTTTTGAGCAATTAGCTCATAGGTCTAGGGGTAAAAATAGAAACTTAACCTTTGAGTTTCTCATAAAGAACAAATATATAAATCAATATACGATAAATTTGTACATTGACCCTCAAAAAAATCATTCTAgctctttaaaaataataaaataaattaataaatgataaaattatatattgacatttcaaaaattataatttaattctattCAACCCTTGTGTTCGGTTCAATATACCGATAAATTTTCAATCCATTCCGACTCAAATAACACAACTGAAAACTaataaaaagagagagagaggtgTCAAAAACTTGTTTGACAAGGAATTAAATCAAACATAAATTTTAAGTATATCATAAATAGTATTAGTAGGTGACCTAAAATTTGTTACAAGTTGAAATTAGGTTAAAACCCAAACATTGAGTCTAgctataggtttttttttttttttatatgccataaaataaactaaatatattaaaggattaaatttaaaattggtGTTATCTGAagacttgaatatgtatattttgttattttatcgATATTTCAGTAAGTATAAAAAAAACTCGAGTGGGGGAGtctaatgcaaaaaaaaaaaaaaaagtcagaaTATATGATTCTAGTCTCTCTAATATGCTCGAATTTGTTAGATTTAGTCATTATacttttacttttataagttttagtCCTCCTGTTTTTATAGTGTCATTTGTTAGTCCATGTAAATAATGCCCTTAACTATTATGGTTAAGTTATTTATGTGAATTTTTTCTAGTATGCTAAAATTTGTTAGATTTAGTTATTATacttcaatttttataatttagtcctcctGCTTTTATAATGTTATTTGTTAGTCGAGATAAATAACACCCTTAACTATTATGGTTAAATTATTGATGTGGATTTTTTCTTAGATACATAGGTTTCGATATAAAAACATTCATATTAGTATGATGAGTTGGAACAActgtttttaagaaaaatatcattttatttagACTAACCAATGATATTATAAGTAGAGTGAATcaaattaaagggactaaattttaaatttaagcatAATAAGGGACCAAAACTAGAATTTGACCAAAGAAAAAGTTATTTCATAATTAGCACATAAATAAAGTTTAGAAACAAATTGGAGGTATCTTTTCGTCTATACAAAGTTATTATAACCTATTAGTAATGTTTACAGTTGAATATTAATTAAtggtcaaatatggttttaaatcCCTTCACTGTGCTCACATTTGAGATTTAATCCCCATGTTTTAATTTGACATATTTTTATCCTTCCATTTTTATAGCGTCATTAGGTAACTCAAACAATTAACATCATAACTATTCCGATTAAAATGTTGATGTGGCTTTTTTTTAGAAGCTTTCCTTTCAACTCATCATGTTAACATGAATTACTTTGTGTTGAAAGAAGTGTCTTTTACGAGAAAGCCATGCCAATATTTTAACTAGAATAATTAAAGgtgataattatttaaactaactaatgacattataaaagtaaattagaataattttatgtcaaattaaagtataaggattaaatatgaaatttgagTATAATAGAGGGACTAGAATCGTAACTTGGCCTTTATTAATCTAATGTCCTTCAACTTCTCCTGTAGAAGAGTTTCATGGGACCTTTGACATCAATTATGTCTACAGAGGCTCCCATAAGGATCCTAGGTTGTTGTTGTCGTCGTCGTCGATGAAGCCGGGATTGCTATGGTAGCTTTGTGGGCTACATATGAAGGTGTCGACGGCGAATTGTTGGGGATGCGGTTGAGGAGGCGGCGCAGTCGCCTCCATGCAAAGCAAAGCCCCCACGAGGTTCGCTTGTTGTAGCTGCATGTTGACCACTTCGGCTTGAGCTTTGGCTAACTGTGCTTGGAGCTCGTTGACTTGCTTCTGCAACTGGCAGATTGCCCCAGCGCAGCCGTATACCGGGTCTCGGATCCTCGCACTAGCTTCGTACACCATGCTACTTACTGCATCGGCCCTCTGTGACTCTGGAAGTTCCTGAAAGAGGTTGTAGATAAAAATATAAGTTATTGGGGGCTAAAGTAAAAAAACATTATAATAAGAAATCTAAATTGAATTGTTAAATTTATAGAAAGACTTAAAAtgaaatttcaccattttattcCCCAAAGCTCCTGTTCATGTCTGTATGTCACTGGGAAAGGAAAGTCTACACTACACGTTTAGGCTTTAACGAACTTTTCTTATCAATAGGTCAAATTATTGTTTTGGTCCTCTTTTATGCTCAAGTTCACGATTTAACCCTTTCGACCCATCATGTTAAAATGGATTTTAAGAAAATTCACAATAATATTCTAATTGGAGTAGTTAATGATATTAACCATTTAGACTAAAAGATGACATTATAAacgtaaaatgaccaaaatatgaTAAATTAAAGTATTTGGACTGAATCCCATATTTGAGTATTGTAAAAGGACCAAAACTATAATTTGAACCAAATTATCTCTAAACTAAGACCATAAGTAAACAAATGAATGGGCCTTAATGTGtgggaaaaaaaatcaaatatcatTGATGAAGAGAACTCAATTAGTGAAGAAATTCAACATGCAAAAGTATAAGGTTTTGAGTTCAAGTTTTATGGGTCCGATAAAGGTAAAAAGAAGGGTATGCGAGGCCTTGGTCtcttaaaatagaaaatatttaaaatcttaacttagtatatgataaaattatagtttaacctttaaaaaattttagaatttcgatttagtccttttgaaaaTCATAAAGATATAAGTCAATACAATAAATTGCATTTTAACTCTCATAAGAACATATAACTTAATCTCAACCTCTAAAAACATTTCTTGCTTTGCTTCTAGAGTTTGACATGATTTAACTCCAGATTTGATTAGGGCACAATGTAACTACTGAATATCAAGACATCAGATCGAGAAAAAGAAATTGGGTTAGAATAATTCTTGACATAGTCAAAGAAAATGTAATTAGGAAGTGTCAACATTTGATGAAAGCAAGTGGGGTCGTTAGCACATGCACCATATGTAATTCTACCTAATATGAACAAATCAATTCAAAACTAGCTGTTCATATTGCTGTTTGATATAAAGCATTCATTTAATAGAATGAGAAATGTTAGGCCTTAGATTAGAAGAAGATGttccaaaaatattatttttttattcaattttgacTTAATTCAAATTGAGTTTATTAAGGTTTAATTaagaatttcatttttttattttacaaaagTTGAGAAGTTAATCCCTGTTTTGTTACAAAAATCGAAAAGCTAGTTCAATTGGATAATATCAATGTAAACAACAATTGGACTAACTTTCGATTTTTGTAAAGTACGAGAGTTGAAATCCAACAAATTAAAGTAGGAGGGACTAACTTTTTTAATTTTCGTAAAGTAAAAGTCCTTTTTTTCTCtaaaagaaaagtgaaaaccttTAAAGCATTTCACACTACTACAACTGGCCATTACTCTTCACATGGAAAATCTCCTAGTAAAACTATCAATAAACTACCTGCAAGAACTTGATTATGTTGCTAGCACCAAAAACCCGATGAGCGGTCGTGAACTTAGCCTGTTCGGTTGGCGGGAAATACGGGGCCAACATGCATTTATCGGCACACCTTCGCCTCAGAATCTTGCAAGCAGCACAAGGACTAATGACGACCAGAGGAGACGTAGGTGTCGAAGGGGATGAAGGGTTCGAAGAATTTGGAGAAGCAACGGCGGACGGGGTTGCTTCTCCATATTCCATCTTAAACATATGGAAAGATTTTAGTGTAAAAGAAGAAATGGActtaaaatgagagaaaaaggaaGAGTTATAGGATGATGATCATAATATGTTGATAGGAAATTTTTGTGGGGTTTGTTTTTTATTGCTTTGAAATGGGGTATTATTTATAGAAGAAATAagcccaaataaaaaaaaataaaaaataaaacatgacatcattaaattaacaaaaaaaaatttctacATTGGTGTCTGGTCTGGCTCCTTTCTATGTTTTTCACATTTTTTTGGGGTTATGTTTTTACATTTCTTTTGGCTTTTTTGTCTTCTAAAAATGACCATTTCTAGTTTGAAAAACTCTTCCTTCTTTGTTGACCTCATGACCCAtgacctaatttttttttaaaactattctTTTTATATTGAAGTACATTTCCATAGTTTGAAGCATTCGTAAAAACTACGGGAGTCAGGTGAGATGATAATGATCTCTCTTATTTTAGTTAGTGGTCAAGGGTTTGATTCTTGTTCTGGTTATAGAACAGTTTTAAAACTCGTGGCCAATATCTTCCCCTTAATGGACTTACTGAATGCAGAGGATTAGTCACTAAATTCACTCCAATAAATACACTgagaaactaaaaataaaatttgctaaaaatacatatttaaaaatatttttatattaatatttataataaaattattaaaaaaaacacAAAAGCAGCCAAAAATGGAAGTGGTCCACACTTGGCTTACTATTTGTTAATGGCAAAAAGAGCTATAATTAAGTCATACAAAAAATCCTATTATTTCTAACCCCTAATGGACTTTATGATAATGActtaaatttctaaaattcatcttgaaaatttaattttatcaatttgatcataaaaattcaataatttaaaaTCGTACAACTCAAATTTAGAAAAATCAaacctaaaataatttaaatttatagtAATTAAGCATAAAATTTCAAAccgaaataatttaaataaaaaaattcgaAATCAAAATAGCATCTTTGTGCATGTTTTTttatcttttcattttcttttcggGAGGGAAAAatcaactttagagagataacaTTTATTATTTGAGGTGTAATTAAGTCAAGCTGAACTCAAATAGTAATAAGTTGGAGTTTAATAAGGGTTAGCACAAAAATATAATTCCATAATATGTATAtaagggtaaaaatataatttcatattaGAAGTGTAATTGAGTCGAACCGAACTTTTCcacacttaatttttttttatatattaaggataaaaatataattttataaatatgtatattaaaatgcaaaatttaaTTAGATTCAAAAGCTACTCGAATCAGATATTAAAATGCTTGATCTTAATCCGATCAATAACTTCAGctcaatttaataattatcaaattaaattcgaaattctttcaaactgaaatTCGAATCGCTTTCAAGTAGCTGTATGAACTGTAAAAGCAAAACTAGCATTTGGTGACTTGTCGAcaatcaataaataaataaataaataattatttgttttatttatttatttatttaaggtcCACGCGGAAAAGACTCTTTTAAGACAGCAGTGGAGTGtggaagaaattaaaaaaaaaaaagaaaaaaaaaagagaatattgGGTGGACAAATGGTTAGAAATTTAAGTAAATGTAATTCTTGGTCCCTCTATTATAGAGATTAATTTAAATTAGTCCTTATAATATTAAAtggaaatttttaatttttgtgctagtaaaagaataaaataaaacaaatacggTTTTAAAAGCatcatttattttttaattagagTTAATCTATATTTATCTATAATATTATTTAAGCACTTTATTGAGTTAGTGTCATCCTTAACTCAATTATAAATTTCTGAAACAGCCattcttttaaatcataattaatattattatgatgGCCTTAAACCATACGTTTCATTAtctattgtatgttatttttaaacacacatcTATATTCTAAATTTGTGGTTTCCACACGCATACGTGTGTAATAGAATTTCTAATACTTATAATAAAACTTTAGAGTGAGTTGGTATCGCTTAACTCACCGACACCGACATaattaaaaaatacataaaaaacccaaataatataataaataataaatatttataaggtTATAAAAAACagtttaactttttaaaaaataaaacaacatcTTTTATTAACTCATTAttcatatttttactattttacaaaataatcCAACCATTACTTTAATACTTTTccactaaatttttatttaaacgaGGTTTGAGGTTGGATATTCGAAATTCGAGAGTTAACCGACGGTTATCACAATGGTTTCCCATTAGGGAAGTAAATTCAATATCATATTTCAATTTATGTACACTATGTAACGGCCAGTCATTGTGAAACGGTTAGGGTAATGTATGTGTGTATGTATAAATGGATGGATGGATGGATGGATGGATGTACACTATGTAACGACGAGCTATTGTGAAACGGTTAAGATAATGTATGTACGTGTATGTATGAATGGATGGATGTTGCATGGATGGCGTGAAAGACCAACAAAAACTAGTGGAAGATGAACTATAAagctggaaaaaaaaaaaaaactaagattTTTCATAACAAAATTGATGATTATctatatttgacattttcatgtCGGCCAAGTTGTTTTTAGAAACTTTGATCTTCAGATATGGTGTAAAAGATTATAGAAATATGTAGGGTTAATTGGAACAAACATCCTCAAACTATGGTTAGATTTTATATTGgtatttcaattttaaaatatttcaattgAGTCCTTATAATACTAATATCGTATCAATCAAGTTCTTTTGTTAGCTCATTTATTAACTTGGACATTAATTAGTAGCTCAAAATTTTCAGCATGTGTGTATACTAGCTAGGCAGCGACCTTGGCCTCCTTGGTAAATTACTTTTTAGGTCCTCTCAAAATTAAAagattcaatttaaatttttttttaattttttgttaaatggaaattttataattttagtcttttaaaaatttgataaattaatttaAGCATTTTTAATGCATGATTTTTAGTTTTGTCACCCTCGAATTTTATAATCTTATCTTGActccaaacaaacatggataattTGGATCCGAcaagttaaaagaaaaataaacattaTATCACTTAAATTTTATTGACATTTGGATCCACCTGTTTTATTTATGTTCACATCAAGCTAACATTTAAAGCCTAAATCGATAACCGGACTAATTTTTTGAGAATTCAATTAAACTGTTTTAAAATGTACATactgatttaaaatttaaacaataatTTGAAAACATTTAATATAGTTAACTTATAAAATTCAAAGTTGATTTCAGTCTTAGGAGCTTAAATGGTATAATTTCACTTTTAATCCCTCTTAAATATAAACACTTCAATTGAATCCTTTTTAGCTTTAGCCAAATGGACAATTTGCATTTTTGACCCTccaaaaaattaaatattcaatTTAAACCATTTTAACACCAAACTTTTCAGCTTTGAccccataattttttttaaaaaaaaaaatttatctcGATCCCAACACAGTATTATATGTATAGATGTATAGAAAAAGACCCACACGGTTTCAGGGCAAAAATGGTCTTAAATTGACTGCAGCTAGCATCGAGTTTTTCTATTACCCCACACAGACCGTTAGCGAAACACTAAGAAAACAGCTTAAAAAGGAAACCCCAAAATTCTTTTgccatttttttcaatttttattcaatcttcaatgttgaaattaagaatgcTGCAATTTCAACACAAAATGGTGGAAATAAAGTACATCAATGGattacccaaaaaaaaaataaaaaataaagggtaaactacacttaaggtcactaaattattaataagtttatattttagtcatttaacttTAAtatgttacaaaatgatcactgaactatttgaaagttttcatttaaatcactAAACTAAAGAGTTGAACTGCAGAAGAATAGAGGAATGACAGCTTTCCGTTAGTACAGACAGTACATAGTGATAGATCTTGGGACAAAGTTTGAGGGGgctagtaaaatttttaaaaatttaggagTTTAATgatacattttttttttaaaatggagggtataattaatttttaaaactttttgtGAGATTAATGAGAATTTCAAAGTATTTTAAGAggggttaatttttttaaaaaaaaaatcgaaagttataattagaattttcaaaatttgggggcctaaataaaattttttaaaaacttcAAGAGAGAAAtgaaaatattctaaaaatttcAAGGGGGAAATGGAATTTtcctaaatttttttttgggaGGAACTACCATTACTGTCCGGCTCTAGCAGTGCAAACAGAGAAGGTAGTACAACATCATCAATTTTAACATCTCAACAACTCAAATAAAAAACTTTTAAAGAATTCGgtgatcattttataactttttaaagttgagtaattgaaatgtaaatttactaataatttagtgatgTTGGTAGTAATTTACCCATAATAAAATGCCTAACTTATATGTCAAAGGCGTCAGCCGCATGATATGTCCCAAAGTCTTAGACACAACACACAAAGGGGAAAAAAATATTTGTGGGAGACAGTAGGTTGCAGTGTTTTTGTGGAACAAAGATGGTGATCTAGAATTGTAGGAATAGTCTTCCTCACTAATTAAACTTAGAATAGGTgtaagcaatatatatatatatatatatatatatatatatatatattatttcaaaTCTTACAAAATTTGTAAGAGTTT
Above is a genomic segment from Gossypium arboreum isolate Shixiya-1 chromosome 8, ASM2569848v2, whole genome shotgun sequence containing:
- the LOC108469030 gene encoding LOB domain-containing protein 1-like, translated to MFKMEYGEATPSAVASPNSSNPSSPSTPTSPLVVISPCAACKILRRRCADKCMLAPYFPPTEQAKFTTAHRVFGASNIIKFLQELPESQRADAVSSMVYEASARIRDPVYGCAGAICQLQKQVNELQAQLAKAQAEVVNMQLQQANLVGALLCMEATAPPPQPHPQQFAVDTFICSPQSYHSNPGFIDDDDNNNLGSLWEPL